One Leisingera caerulea DSM 24564 genomic window carries:
- a CDS encoding glutathione S-transferase family protein — translation MLIDGKWMENWQPVQKADERGRFVRQVSSFRNWITADGQPGLTGEGGFEAEPDRYRLYVALICPWASRTLIARKLKGLEDMIEVTVVNPTLTDQGWSFGGYPGADEDPLYGARYMHELYTRADPQFTGRATVPVLWDMKRGVMVNNESADILRMLDTAFEHLVPSDIRLYPEAHAAEIDELNPRIYDQLNNGVYKAGFATSQAAYDEAMDGIFATLDELEDRLTGDFLFGDTLTETDIRAFVTLIRFDAAYHGLFKTNRREIRDYSRLFEYLERILQIPGVRQTVDMDHILQGYYSIKALNPLGVVPKAPAHMSALLERAT, via the coding sequence ATGCTTATCGACGGAAAATGGATGGAGAACTGGCAGCCGGTGCAGAAGGCCGACGAGAGAGGCCGCTTCGTGCGCCAAGTGTCTAGCTTCCGCAACTGGATCACGGCCGACGGCCAGCCAGGCTTGACGGGCGAGGGCGGTTTCGAGGCCGAGCCCGACCGCTATAGGCTCTATGTCGCGCTGATCTGTCCCTGGGCGTCGCGCACGCTGATCGCCCGCAAGCTTAAGGGCCTTGAGGACATGATCGAGGTGACAGTGGTGAACCCGACCCTGACCGATCAGGGCTGGAGTTTCGGCGGCTACCCCGGAGCGGACGAGGACCCGCTCTACGGCGCGCGCTACATGCATGAGCTCTACACCCGTGCCGATCCGCAGTTCACCGGGCGCGCGACCGTACCGGTGCTCTGGGACATGAAGCGCGGCGTGATGGTGAACAACGAAAGCGCCGACATCCTGCGTATGCTGGACACCGCCTTCGAGCATCTCGTGCCATCGGATATCCGTCTGTATCCCGAGGCGCACGCGGCGGAGATCGACGAACTCAACCCGCGCATCTACGACCAGTTGAACAACGGGGTCTACAAAGCGGGTTTTGCGACGTCGCAGGCGGCCTATGACGAAGCGATGGACGGGATCTTCGCAACGCTCGACGAGCTCGAGGACCGGCTGACTGGCGATTTCCTGTTCGGAGACACACTGACGGAGACGGACATTCGGGCTTTCGTGACCTTGATCCGTTTCGACGCGGCATATCATGGCCTCTTTAAGACCAATCGCCGAGAGATTCGGGATTATTCGCGTCTATTTGAGTATTTAGAGCGTATTCTGCAGATCCCAGGCGTTCGCCAAACGGTGGATATGGACCACATCTTGCAGGGCTATTACTCGATCAAGGCGCTCAATCCCCTCGGAGTAGTCCCCAAGGCCCCTGCGCACATGAGTGCGCTACTCGAAAGGGCGACATGA
- a CDS encoding DoxX family protein: MSINSANNNADYAAFILRVTSGVAFLAHGWMKVSLFTIPGTVAFFESLGLPEVFAYLTILGELGGGMALILGVGVRTVSIPLLAILLGSVWAHSGFGWAFSNEGGGWEFPLFWAIAQGVILLLGAGAYALHLPVLDRTLGKFAGA, from the coding sequence ATGTCCATCAATTCTGCAAACAACAACGCCGACTATGCGGCCTTCATCCTTCGTGTCACCAGTGGCGTGGCCTTCCTCGCCCACGGCTGGATGAAGGTGAGCCTCTTCACCATCCCCGGCACTGTGGCCTTCTTCGAAAGCCTCGGCCTGCCGGAGGTCTTCGCCTACCTGACCATCCTTGGCGAACTGGGCGGCGGCATGGCGCTAATTCTGGGCGTGGGCGTCCGCACTGTCTCGATCCCGCTCCTGGCGATCCTGCTCGGCTCGGTCTGGGCCCACTCGGGCTTCGGCTGGGCTTTTTCGAACGAAGGCGGCGGCTGGGAATTCCCGCTGTTCTGGGCCATCGCACAGGGTGTGATCCTGCTGCTCGGCGCCGGAGCCTACGCGCTGCACCTGCCGGTTCTCGACCGCACCCTCGGCAAATTCGCCGGAGCGTAA
- a CDS encoding HpcH/HpaI aldolase family protein, producing MAQDLRSRIKAGELLIGTFIKTPAPHNVEILGHAGLDFAVLDQEHAPIDISQMDMMALASRAAGLPLLSRRWGADTDWIAPLLDLGLSGVMVPHVMDQEAAEAVCDAVKFSRRKRGLSPSPRAGNYGGLSIPEYQSASDAASVVMVQIEDASALDHLDAIAAIDDVDMLFIGPADLSQSMGAGMPSAELDAAIMRIVEAGKRARKAIGLFVGDANQIPSWHAKGVTLFVCGSDQSMLRKSATALMPAGLSS from the coding sequence TCTGAGATCGCGCATTAAGGCCGGCGAACTATTGATCGGGACCTTCATCAAAACCCCTGCACCGCACAATGTCGAAATCCTTGGGCATGCGGGGCTGGATTTTGCGGTGCTTGATCAGGAGCACGCACCGATAGACATCAGTCAGATGGACATGATGGCGCTGGCCTCTCGCGCCGCCGGCCTGCCGCTTTTGTCCCGGCGCTGGGGTGCGGATACTGACTGGATTGCGCCGCTTCTGGATCTGGGCTTGTCCGGGGTCATGGTGCCGCATGTCATGGACCAAGAGGCTGCAGAAGCCGTTTGCGACGCAGTGAAGTTTTCGCGCAGGAAACGCGGCTTGTCCCCCTCTCCGCGTGCAGGTAACTACGGCGGCCTGAGCATCCCTGAGTATCAATCCGCCAGCGATGCCGCCAGTGTCGTCATGGTACAGATCGAGGACGCAAGCGCGTTGGATCACTTGGACGCGATTGCCGCGATTGACGATGTCGACATGCTGTTCATAGGTCCGGCAGATTTGTCCCAGTCCATGGGGGCCGGGATGCCCTCGGCTGAGCTGGATGCCGCCATCATGCGCATCGTCGAGGCCGGGAAAAGGGCTAGGAAAGCCATTGGCCTGTTCGTAGGTGACGCAAATCAAATCCCGTCCTGGCATGCCAAGGGTGTTACTCTGTTTGTTTGCGGATCGGACCAATCCATGCTGCGCAAATCCGCCACCGCGTTGATGCCGGCGGGATTATCATCGTGA
- a CDS encoding LysR family transcriptional regulator gives MDIVDQLKAFVATAQTGSFTAAAGQLGVSNRLTSKYVAELERRLGTRLLQRTTRKVGLTPAGDELLARAPALLDDLDDLLGEVSEGSRGLTGVIRISAPVTFGEVYAAGMLARFAKQNLALTIDLRLNDRHVDLASEGIDLAFRMGHSEMLSLKTRKLGTFGSLLVASPSYIERCGSPKSPEDLVNHTCIVDTNRRTPNRWLFNRDGTETVAHVRGRFHVNSARAAAALAADGVGIAYAPRFVLHDTLQTGSLMPLLDDYTGETGPVSAVYLEGRSLPRKVRALIEFAIEDIKLTSIL, from the coding sequence ATGGATATTGTTGACCAACTCAAGGCCTTCGTGGCCACCGCTCAGACCGGCTCGTTCACTGCGGCCGCAGGTCAACTGGGTGTCTCGAACCGGTTGACCTCAAAATACGTTGCCGAGCTGGAGCGCCGCCTCGGCACTCGGCTCCTTCAGAGAACCACCCGCAAGGTGGGTCTTACTCCTGCCGGTGACGAGCTTCTCGCACGGGCGCCTGCCCTGCTCGATGATCTCGATGACCTACTCGGCGAAGTTTCGGAAGGCTCACGCGGCCTCACCGGCGTCATCCGAATTTCGGCACCAGTGACTTTCGGAGAAGTCTATGCAGCAGGAATGCTCGCGCGATTTGCCAAACAAAACTTGGCCCTGACGATCGATCTGAGATTGAACGACCGCCATGTCGACCTGGCGAGCGAGGGCATCGATCTGGCCTTCCGCATGGGGCATTCTGAGATGTTATCTCTCAAGACGCGCAAGCTGGGCACGTTCGGCAGTCTCCTGGTTGCCAGCCCATCCTACATTGAACGGTGCGGATCACCTAAGTCTCCCGAGGATCTTGTAAACCACACCTGTATTGTCGACACCAACCGCCGTACGCCAAACAGGTGGCTGTTCAATCGGGACGGCACCGAAACGGTTGCGCATGTACGCGGACGTTTCCATGTCAATTCAGCGCGCGCCGCGGCCGCCCTTGCAGCTGATGGCGTAGGGATCGCCTATGCCCCGCGCTTTGTGCTGCACGACACGCTCCAAACAGGATCATTGATGCCATTACTTGATGACTACACTGGAGAAACCGGGCCCGTCAGCGCAGTCTACCTTGAAGGACGCTCCCTGCCCAGAAAGGTCCGTGCACTCATAGAGTTCGCAATCGAGGACATCAAATTGACATCAATCCTTTGA
- the ygiD gene encoding 4,5-DOPA-extradiol-dioxygenase, which translates to MQTHSLQDLRDRFAPSDRMPVVFLGHGSPMNAIEDTAFSRAWTRLGQSLPRPRAILVVSAHWMTRGTTLVDVSEMPKTIHDFYGFPKALFKQQYPAAGQPELAREVVTLLKSHRAQEDDRWGLDHGAWAVLRFLYPEADVPVFQVSIDMSRGLEHQLEIGRALSELRDRGVLILGSGNVVHNLRTMQWGGRPQDFALEFDALFADRLVERDFAALADAKGLGALLPMAHPTVDHYLPALTIAGASDNGDDLTFMTDAIDLGSVSMRSFIFHAN; encoded by the coding sequence ATGCAAACGCACAGCCTTCAGGACCTTCGCGACCGCTTCGCCCCCTCCGACCGGATGCCAGTGGTCTTTCTTGGCCATGGCAGTCCGATGAACGCGATCGAGGATACCGCCTTCAGCCGCGCCTGGACCCGCCTGGGCCAGAGCCTGCCGCGGCCCCGGGCCATTCTCGTGGTTTCAGCCCATTGGATGACGCGGGGCACCACTTTGGTCGACGTCTCGGAGATGCCGAAGACGATCCATGATTTCTACGGCTTCCCCAAAGCGCTGTTTAAGCAGCAATACCCTGCCGCCGGACAGCCGGAGCTTGCCCGCGAGGTGGTGACCCTGCTCAAAAGCCACCGGGCGCAGGAAGACGACCGCTGGGGGCTCGACCACGGCGCCTGGGCGGTGCTGAGATTCCTCTACCCCGAGGCCGACGTGCCGGTGTTCCAGGTCTCTATCGACATGAGCCGCGGACTCGAGCATCAGCTTGAGATCGGCCGGGCCCTGTCGGAGCTGCGTGACCGCGGTGTCCTGATCCTCGGATCGGGCAACGTCGTGCACAACCTGCGCACCATGCAGTGGGGCGGTCGACCGCAGGACTTCGCGTTGGAATTCGACGCGCTCTTCGCTGACCGTCTCGTGGAGCGCGACTTCGCCGCGCTGGCCGATGCCAAGGGGCTGGGGGCGCTTCTGCCTATGGCGCATCCGACGGTGGATCACTACCTTCCCGCGCTCACCATCGCCGGGGCCTCAGACAATGGCGACGATCTGACCTTCATGACCGATGCCATCGATCTCGGGTCGGTGTCGATGCGGTCCTTCATCTTTCACGCGAACTGA